One Oscillatoria salina IIICB1 genomic region harbors:
- the modA gene encoding molybdate ABC transporter substrate-binding protein: MNRRRVLSLLTCFILTFLIAVGCNQISPDAISETSNAQLEPSELTVSAAASMQDAMKAVGEMYQQEHPNTIINYNFGSSGSLQQQIEQGAPVDVFISAAEKQMNALEAKGLLLEGTRQNLLKNEVVLIVALNNSLDITDFQDLSSSKVERFSLGEPESVPAGQYGKEVLTSLNIYDEIQSKTVFAKDVRQVLSYVETGNVDAGIVYGTDAKVSDKVKVIATASADTHKPIIYPVAVIKNTQNTEAAKEFVAFLLSEKAQAKFEEYGFKRN, from the coding sequence ATGAACAGAAGAAGGGTACTTAGCTTGCTGACTTGTTTTATCCTGACCTTTTTAATCGCAGTCGGTTGTAACCAAATCAGCCCAGACGCTATCTCCGAGACTTCAAATGCACAATTAGAACCATCAGAACTGACAGTTTCAGCAGCAGCTAGTATGCAAGATGCCATGAAAGCAGTAGGAGAAATGTATCAACAGGAACATCCCAATACGATAATTAATTACAACTTTGGTAGTTCTGGTTCCTTACAACAACAAATCGAACAAGGAGCGCCTGTAGATGTCTTTATTTCGGCGGCAGAAAAGCAAATGAATGCTTTAGAAGCTAAAGGTTTATTACTAGAAGGAACTCGTCAAAATCTCCTCAAAAACGAAGTGGTTTTAATTGTTGCTCTTAACAATTCGCTAGATATTACTGATTTTCAAGATTTATCTAGTAGTAAAGTAGAGCGATTTTCTTTAGGAGAACCCGAAAGCGTCCCCGCCGGACAATATGGTAAAGAAGTTTTAACTTCGCTGAATATTTACGACGAAATTCAAAGCAAAACTGTGTTTGCTAAAGACGTGCGTCAAGTTCTTTCTTATGTCGAAACAGGTAACGTTGATGCGGGAATTGTTTATGGAACAGATGCGAAAGTTTCAGACAAAGTTAAGGTAATTGCTACTGCATCCGCAGATACTCACAAACCAATTATTTATCCAGTAGCGGTAATTAAAAATACTCAAAATACAGAAGCAGCTAAGGAATTTGTCGCCTTTCTTTTGAGCGAAAAAGCCCAAGCTAAATTTGAGGAGTACGGGTTTAAAAGGAATTAG
- a CDS encoding mechanosensitive ion channel family protein, translating into MLKFRALAFGILTNSVFITGAVISPVKAQLPIVPNFNLPTPGLSSESSTQELDAECIWLDGRCLFRIATQESDLPGRVADIQDRLDAITRSYLRNQAEELEITTERESDEAIPDIYVQVGDREPIRLMSVTDLDARLTGVNVDTRADQITEELRQGLIQAKQERQPRYLMRHGAIAAGTGAAMLLVTLAVTRWERRSKQSKEEIESTNAETNESISTQLTLRQQFNLKEVQHRLLQLGEGSVLAGGSLYILGLFPYTRVVQTLVITALQVPMRLGVIGLGTYVIIRLSFALIDKFTSALADNHLLTPEADRRVQLRVSTISGVAKSVVAISWVTVASLVALAAIGVDIGPLLAGAGLVGVAVSFASQNLIKDALNGFFIILEDQYAVGDVIGVGDYGGLVENLNLRITQLRDAEGRLITIPNSEVKIVANLSNGWSRADLNIPVPYHADIDRCIAIVRSTAEKMAQEEDWKKQILDPPQVLGVDNFSDRGAIVRVWIMTVPLKQWDVSREFRRRIKIAFDEAGIPLSLPQTEIWFNDSLSKHLSPNQDSNGNNNTIVLK; encoded by the coding sequence ATGTTGAAATTTCGCGCCTTAGCTTTTGGTATCTTAACTAATTCGGTTTTCATAACTGGAGCAGTCATATCCCCCGTGAAAGCTCAGTTGCCGATTGTCCCCAACTTCAATCTACCTACTCCCGGCTTATCCTCCGAGTCCTCAACTCAGGAACTAGATGCCGAGTGTATTTGGCTTGACGGTCGCTGTTTGTTTAGAATTGCGACTCAGGAGTCAGATTTACCTGGACGAGTTGCGGATATTCAAGATCGTTTGGATGCGATTACTCGCAGTTATCTCAGAAATCAGGCTGAAGAGTTAGAAATTACGACTGAGCGAGAGTCAGATGAAGCGATCCCGGATATTTACGTGCAAGTTGGCGATCGCGAACCGATTCGTTTAATGAGCGTTACCGATCTCGATGCAAGGCTAACGGGAGTTAACGTTGACACCAGAGCAGATCAAATTACCGAAGAGTTAAGACAAGGGCTAATCCAAGCCAAGCAAGAGCGACAACCGAGATACTTGATGCGCCACGGCGCGATCGCTGCGGGGACTGGTGCCGCTATGCTCTTAGTTACTTTGGCGGTAACTCGTTGGGAAAGAAGATCGAAACAGTCAAAAGAGGAGATCGAATCTACAAATGCAGAAACGAACGAATCGATCTCCACTCAGCTAACTCTCAGACAGCAGTTTAACCTCAAAGAAGTTCAGCATCGCTTACTACAGTTAGGCGAAGGAAGTGTTTTAGCTGGCGGAAGTCTCTACATTTTGGGGCTATTTCCCTATACCAGGGTGGTACAAACTTTAGTCATCACCGCTTTGCAAGTTCCCATGCGTCTCGGCGTTATTGGATTAGGAACTTATGTCATCATTCGACTCAGTTTTGCTTTAATAGACAAGTTTACTTCTGCCCTCGCTGACAATCACTTGTTGACACCAGAAGCAGATCGGCGCGTGCAGTTGCGGGTATCGACAATTTCTGGCGTGGCTAAAAGTGTCGTCGCAATTAGCTGGGTAACGGTAGCATCTTTAGTTGCACTAGCAGCGATCGGAGTCGATATCGGTCCTTTGTTGGCTGGTGCGGGACTCGTTGGCGTCGCCGTGTCTTTTGCTTCGCAAAACTTGATTAAAGATGCACTCAACGGCTTTTTTATCATCCTCGAAGATCAGTATGCTGTTGGTGACGTGATTGGTGTAGGCGATTATGGTGGTTTGGTCGAAAATCTCAATCTTCGCATTACTCAGTTACGCGATGCAGAAGGCAGATTAATCACGATTCCCAATAGTGAAGTCAAAATTGTGGCTAATCTTTCTAATGGTTGGTCGCGAGCAGATTTGAATATTCCCGTTCCTTATCATGCTGATATCGATCGCTGTATTGCAATTGTTCGTTCCACTGCCGAAAAAATGGCTCAGGAAGAAGATTGGAAAAAGCAAATTTTAGATCCGCCACAAGTTTTGGGTGTGGATAATTTTTCCGATCGCGGCGCGATCGTTCGCGTTTGGATTATGACTGTACCTCTCAAACAGTGGGATGTGTCGCGTGAGTTCCGCCGTCGCATTAAGATTGCTTTTGATGAGGCTGGGATTCCTCTTTCTCTCCCTCAAACAGAAATTTGGTTTAACGATTCCTTAAGTAAACATTTGTCCCCAAATCAAGATAGTAATGGTAATAATAATACAATTGTACTAAAATAA
- the ahcY gene encoding adenosylhomocysteinase — protein sequence MTATATTPKHEVKDISLASQGKQRIEWAGREMPVLRLIQERFSKEKPLAGIRLVACCHVTTETAHLAIALKNGGADALLIASNPLSTQDDVAASLVADYGIPVFAWKGEDNPTYHRHVQIALDHKPNIIIDDGGDVTATLIKERQNQISDIIGTTEETTTGIIRLRAMFNDGVLTFPAMNVNDADTKHFFDNRYGTGQSTLDGIIRATNVLLAGKNVVVAGYGWCGKGVAMRARGLGANVIVTEIDPTKAIEAVMDGFRVMPMSEAAPLGDLFVTVTGNKHVIREEHFAVMKDGAMVANSGHFDIEIDLKALKAKTKEVRQVRNFTQQYRLETGKSVIVLGEGRLINLAAAEGHPSAVMDMSFANQAMACEYLVKNQGKLEPGIHSIPEEVDKEIARLKLHAMGIKIDSLTAEQEKYINSWTMGTE from the coding sequence ATGACTGCAACTGCGACAACACCTAAACATGAAGTAAAAGATATTTCCCTGGCTAGCCAAGGAAAACAGCGAATTGAATGGGCTGGACGAGAAATGCCCGTTTTGCGCTTAATTCAGGAACGCTTCAGCAAAGAAAAGCCTTTAGCCGGAATTCGTTTAGTTGCTTGCTGCCACGTTACCACAGAAACAGCCCATTTAGCGATCGCGCTGAAAAATGGCGGTGCTGATGCTTTATTAATCGCCAGTAACCCTCTTTCGACTCAAGATGACGTTGCTGCAAGTCTCGTTGCTGACTACGGCATCCCTGTCTTTGCTTGGAAGGGAGAAGACAACCCAACTTACCACCGTCACGTCCAAATCGCCCTCGACCACAAACCCAACATTATTATCGACGATGGTGGCGATGTGACTGCAACCTTAATCAAAGAACGCCAAAATCAAATTAGCGACATTATCGGTACTACCGAAGAAACAACCACCGGGATTATTCGTCTCCGCGCAATGTTCAATGACGGAGTATTAACCTTCCCCGCAATGAATGTCAACGATGCCGATACGAAACACTTCTTCGATAATCGCTATGGTACAGGTCAGTCTACCTTAGATGGCATTATTCGCGCTACCAACGTCCTCTTAGCAGGTAAAAATGTTGTCGTTGCTGGTTACGGTTGGTGCGGTAAAGGCGTAGCTATGCGCGCGCGGGGTTTAGGTGCAAACGTAATTGTCACGGAAATTGACCCCACCAAAGCTATTGAAGCAGTTATGGACGGCTTCCGCGTCATGCCCATGAGCGAAGCTGCACCTTTAGGAGATTTATTTGTCACTGTCACTGGTAACAAGCACGTTATTCGTGAGGAACATTTTGCGGTGATGAAAGACGGTGCAATGGTAGCAAACTCCGGTCACTTCGATATCGAAATTGACCTCAAAGCACTGAAAGCAAAAACGAAAGAAGTTCGTCAAGTACGCAACTTTACTCAACAATACCGTTTAGAAACTGGCAAATCAGTAATTGTTTTAGGCGAAGGACGTTTAATAAATCTGGCGGCTGCGGAAGGACATCCTAGCGCAGTAATGGACATGAGTTTTGCTAACCAAGCAATGGCTTGCGAATATTTAGTTAAAAACCAAGGCAAACTCGAACCTGGGATTCATTCTATTCCCGAAGAAGTAGACAAAGAAATTGCCCGCTTGAAGTTACACGCAATGGGCATTAAAATCGATTCTTTAACAGCCGAACAAGAAAAATATATCAATTCTTGGACAATGGGTACTGAGTAA
- a CDS encoding iron uptake porin, producing MTRNILATVPVFLVAILLFPFHGRARENQPLEELQAVTAREEETELISSENWENFDSNPTLDFSVTEIDTSELVEENLANETMMQVPSVIQLRDVRPTDWAFQALQNLVEEYACLVGYPDGTYRGNRAITRYEFAAGLNACLNQIEVLLRENVTNEGNPGIPTEDLEILRRLTQEFEAELATLGTRVDNLETQVVFLEENQFSTTTKLRGQVFLNLTGAFANGDIRAEGLNAFIAQRDVTGENVERVITDDPEITLSDYIFLTLNTSFSGRDNLVVQLAAGNGNSPANQFVSAGLFNTFGTPFTDQRGAPAVNNDIILREIFYDFPVGDRLRFVVGARVNWYRYFDNNAFTFFLTGASSFNSSGSTQLNSIDRGAGAVAIWNVTDNLTLRVGYLGENTEFLPSPPFNTASDPTQGLFGGTNTTTVQLDYEPSDNATLRFIYNRSNIEASNGLIGGAIAEPIYGFADDSFGGPVGDATADTFAFNFDWRLTRRFGIFGRYSYGSTNIFPLTSGRDDGEINAQSFQFGLAFPDLVKEGALGTLSFVIPFDVVDGRKFLISGGGDGATQFEVEATYFYPVTNNLALVPAFYIIGNPNNFGDNGTIYVGNLRAQFSF from the coding sequence ATGACTAGAAATATACTTGCAACAGTACCAGTATTTCTGGTAGCTATTTTACTTTTTCCCTTTCACGGAAGAGCTAGGGAAAATCAACCATTGGAAGAGTTACAAGCTGTTACAGCCAGGGAAGAGGAGACAGAATTAATTAGCAGCGAAAACTGGGAAAATTTCGACTCAAACCCTACTTTAGATTTCTCAGTTACAGAAATAGACACAAGCGAGCTTGTCGAGGAAAATCTAGCTAATGAGACAATGATGCAAGTTCCTTCAGTGATTCAACTTCGAGACGTTCGACCCACTGACTGGGCATTTCAAGCGCTACAAAATTTAGTTGAAGAGTATGCTTGTCTTGTGGGTTATCCTGATGGAACTTATCGAGGAAATCGAGCAATAACTCGCTATGAATTTGCGGCGGGTTTGAATGCTTGTCTGAATCAAATTGAGGTATTGCTAAGAGAAAATGTCACCAATGAAGGTAATCCCGGTATCCCAACCGAAGACTTAGAAATCTTGAGAAGGTTAACCCAAGAATTTGAAGCAGAATTAGCTACTTTAGGAACCAGAGTAGATAATCTCGAAACGCAGGTTGTTTTCCTGGAAGAAAATCAGTTTTCCACAACGACAAAATTGAGAGGTCAAGTATTTCTTAATTTAACTGGGGCATTTGCTAACGGCGATATCCGTGCCGAAGGATTAAATGCGTTTATCGCCCAACGGGATGTTACCGGAGAAAATGTAGAAAGAGTCATTACCGACGATCCAGAAATTACTCTTAGCGACTACATCTTTTTAACTTTGAATACCTCTTTTTCCGGCAGAGATAATTTAGTCGTGCAACTCGCTGCGGGGAATGGTAACTCTCCAGCAAATCAATTTGTTTCGGCGGGACTTTTTAATACTTTTGGAACTCCTTTTACCGACCAAAGAGGCGCTCCCGCCGTAAATAATGATATAATTTTGCGAGAAATATTTTATGATTTTCCGGTGGGCGATCGCTTACGGTTTGTAGTTGGAGCGCGAGTAAACTGGTATCGCTATTTTGATAATAATGCTTTTACGTTTTTTCTGACTGGTGCTAGTAGTTTCAACTCCAGTGGTAGCACTCAATTGAATTCTATTGACCGAGGTGCAGGTGCAGTAGCGATTTGGAATGTGACTGATAACTTGACGCTAAGAGTCGGTTATTTAGGTGAAAATACCGAATTTTTGCCTAGTCCTCCGTTTAACACTGCTAGCGATCCAACTCAAGGTTTGTTTGGCGGGACGAATACGACTACAGTTCAATTAGACTACGAACCGAGTGACAATGCTACTTTACGGTTTATCTACAATCGCTCGAATATTGAAGCAAGTAACGGTTTAATTGGAGGAGCGATCGCCGAACCAATTTATGGTTTTGCTGACGACAGTTTTGGCGGTCCGGTTGGAGATGCAACTGCCGACACTTTTGCTTTTAACTTCGACTGGCGCCTTACTAGGCGTTTCGGCATCTTTGGACGCTACAGTTACGGTAGTACGAATATTTTTCCGCTCACATCGGGACGAGATGACGGCGAAATTAATGCCCAATCATTTCAATTTGGGCTTGCTTTTCCCGATTTAGTCAAGGAAGGTGCGTTAGGAACTCTCTCGTTTGTCATTCCCTTCGATGTCGTTGACGGACGCAAGTTTCTGATTTCTGGTGGTGGTGATGGTGCTACTCAGTTTGAGGTGGAAGCAACTTACTTCTACCCAGTTACCAATAATCTCGCCCTAGTCCCCGCCTTCTACATTATTGGTAATCCTAACAACTTTGGCGATAACGGGACAATTTATGTCGGCAACCTTCGCGCCCAATTTAGCTTTTAA
- a CDS encoding uracil-xanthine permease family protein, translating to MIQQNQTITQETETLETVQTSTIRSDLIYGLEARPPFVESVFVALQHVFACFVGIITPGLIICGALEVEPTDTTFILSMSLFVSGIATFIQAKRFGPVGSGLLSVQGTSFAFLGPIIAAGLAVKEAGGSPTEALSLIFGLCLFGAFVEILISRFLHLANKIITPLVTGVVVTLIGLTLIKVGITSIGGGVVAQRNETFGSPVYLGIAALVLIVIVALNSLNNNYLRMSSVVIGLAVGYLVSIPLGLVSFSNLSGLPLITIPIPFRYGLGFDFGAFIPFAFLYMITAIESIGDLTATSAISGEPIEGAKYFRRLKGGVLGDGINSIIAACFNTFPNTTFSQNNGVIQLTGVGSRYVGYFISVIFVILGLFPIVAGVFQALPQPVLGGATLVMFATVAVAGIKIISCVDLSKRNSIILAIALGLGLGVTFEPTILDSLPNLIKSIFSSGISTGGLTALVLNLILPGKE from the coding sequence ATGATCCAACAAAATCAAACAATAACTCAAGAAACAGAAACCTTAGAAACCGTCCAGACATCAACTATAAGATCGGATTTAATCTATGGTTTAGAAGCTCGTCCACCATTTGTAGAATCAGTATTTGTCGCTTTGCAGCACGTTTTTGCTTGTTTTGTCGGCATTATTACACCTGGTTTAATTATTTGTGGAGCTTTAGAAGTAGAGCCAACAGACACAACTTTTATCCTCAGTATGTCTTTGTTTGTTTCGGGAATTGCTACTTTTATTCAAGCGAAGAGATTTGGACCAGTAGGTTCGGGATTGCTAAGCGTTCAAGGAACAAGTTTTGCTTTTTTAGGTCCAATTATTGCCGCCGGGTTAGCCGTAAAAGAAGCAGGAGGAAGCCCAACTGAAGCATTAAGTTTGATTTTCGGCTTATGTTTATTTGGTGCTTTCGTCGAAATTTTAATTAGCCGCTTTCTGCATTTAGCTAACAAAATTATTACACCGTTGGTAACAGGAGTTGTCGTAACTTTAATTGGTTTAACTTTAATTAAAGTAGGAATTACTAGCATTGGTGGCGGTGTGGTTGCTCAAAGAAATGAAACTTTTGGGAGTCCGGTTTATTTAGGTATTGCGGCTTTAGTTTTGATTGTGATTGTAGCGCTTAATAGCTTGAATAATAACTATTTGCGAATGTCATCTGTGGTGATTGGTTTAGCAGTGGGATATTTGGTTTCAATTCCTCTAGGATTGGTGAGTTTTAGTAATTTGAGTGGCTTACCCTTAATTACGATTCCGATACCATTTCGTTATGGTTTGGGGTTTGATTTTGGTGCTTTTATTCCCTTCGCTTTTTTATATATGATTACTGCGATTGAATCGATTGGCGATTTGACTGCAACTTCAGCTATTTCTGGCGAACCCATTGAAGGAGCAAAATATTTTCGGCGACTAAAAGGAGGAGTTTTAGGTGATGGGATAAACTCGATTATCGCAGCTTGTTTTAATACCTTTCCGAATACTACTTTTAGTCAAAATAATGGAGTGATTCAACTAACAGGAGTTGGTAGTCGTTATGTGGGCTACTTTATTTCGGTAATTTTTGTAATTCTGGGCTTGTTTCCGATTGTTGCAGGTGTTTTTCAGGCGTTACCTCAACCAGTGTTAGGTGGTGCAACATTAGTAATGTTTGCCACAGTTGCCGTTGCGGGAATTAAAATTATTTCCTGCGTTGACTTAAGCAAACGGAATTCGATTATTTTGGCGATCGCGTTAGGATTAGGTTTGGGTGTCACGTTTGAACCAACAATTCTCGATAGTTTACCAAATCTAATCAAAAGTATCTTCTCCTCCGGAATTTCCACAGGAGGGCTGACAGCTTTAGTTTTAAACCTCATTTTGCCAGGGAAAGAGTAG
- the hpxO gene encoding FAD-dependent urate hydroxylase HpxO, producing MYGLKAIVIGAGMGGLTAGIALRQAGYQVEIYEKTSKLRPAGAGISLWSNGIKILNKLGLGKEIAAIGGQMNRMEYRSHTDELLNHVDLAALVAKVGEKPYPVARTDLQQMMLTAFGESDVRLGMRCVSVKEDEDSATAIFEDGSTATGDIIIGADGIHSVVRSYVTGKETQPRYAGYVNWNGLVPASPDLADNDVWVIYVGEGKRASMMPVGGNRFYFFFGCPMSEGTSVEPENRRAELKEIFAGWAQPVQNLIEKLDPYQLNRLEICDLDPLPNLVKGRIALLGDSAHATTPTLGQGGCQAMEDAEVLSRFLVTTNLSVADALLRYQGERKERTANLVLKARKRTDTIYGKNAEITQEWYEQLKAEEEKDVTDAIAKIILGGPLR from the coding sequence ATGTACGGACTAAAAGCGATCGTTATTGGTGCCGGAATGGGCGGCTTGACCGCAGGTATTGCCCTGCGTCAAGCTGGATATCAGGTAGAAATCTATGAAAAAACGAGCAAACTACGTCCGGCAGGGGCTGGTATTTCTCTGTGGTCGAATGGCATTAAAATATTAAATAAACTCGGACTGGGAAAGGAAATTGCCGCAATTGGCGGACAAATGAATCGGATGGAATATCGCAGCCATACCGACGAACTTCTCAATCACGTTGATTTAGCAGCCTTAGTCGCAAAAGTCGGTGAAAAACCTTATCCCGTAGCGCGTACTGACTTACAACAAATGATGTTAACTGCATTTGGCGAGTCAGATGTGCGTCTGGGGATGCGCTGCGTTAGCGTTAAAGAAGACGAAGATAGTGCTACAGCTATTTTTGAAGATGGTAGTACCGCCACAGGAGATATCATTATCGGTGCAGATGGGATTCATTCGGTGGTGCGAAGTTATGTCACCGGGAAAGAAACTCAGCCTCGTTATGCAGGTTACGTGAATTGGAACGGTTTAGTCCCAGCTAGCCCAGATTTGGCAGATAATGATGTTTGGGTTATCTATGTTGGAGAAGGTAAACGTGCTTCAATGATGCCTGTGGGGGGAAACCGTTTTTACTTTTTCTTTGGTTGTCCGATGTCTGAAGGGACGAGTGTTGAGCCAGAAAATCGGCGGGCAGAATTAAAGGAAATCTTTGCAGGTTGGGCGCAACCCGTACAAAATTTAATTGAGAAACTCGATCCTTACCAACTTAATCGTTTAGAGATTTGTGACCTCGATCCGCTACCGAATTTGGTTAAAGGTAGAATTGCTTTATTGGGAGATTCCGCTCATGCAACTACGCCAACTTTAGGACAAGGAGGCTGTCAAGCGATGGAAGATGCGGAAGTTTTGTCTCGCTTTTTGGTGACAACTAATCTGAGTGTGGCAGATGCTTTACTACGTTATCAAGGGGAACGCAAAGAACGAACTGCAAATTTGGTCTTGAAAGCACGCAAACGCACAGATACAATTTATGGCAAAAATGCTGAAATTACCCAGGAATGGTACGAACAACTGAAAGCAGAAGAAGAAAAAGACGTAACCGACGCGATCGCCAAAATTATTTTGGGAGGTCCGTTACGCTAA
- the uraH gene encoding hydroxyisourate hydrolase, whose translation MIGKLTTHVLDTAHGCPAAGIEIELWVVAADSQERNLLKTTKTNYDGRTDVPLLADEQFKKGVYELVFAVGEYFGQFAETEAALPFLDRVPIQFGIADPTVHYHVPLLVSPWSYSTYRGS comes from the coding sequence ATGATAGGTAAGTTGACTACTCATGTTTTAGATACAGCCCACGGTTGTCCAGCCGCAGGAATCGAAATTGAACTCTGGGTTGTTGCGGCTGACTCACAAGAAAGAAATTTACTGAAAACGACCAAAACTAATTATGACGGACGCACTGATGTCCCTTTGTTAGCCGATGAGCAATTCAAGAAGGGCGTATACGAGTTAGTTTTTGCCGTGGGAGAGTATTTTGGTCAATTTGCGGAAACTGAGGCAGCGCTGCCCTTTTTAGACCGCGTTCCGATTCAATTTGGAATTGCCGATCCCACCGTTCACTATCACGTTCCCTTGTTGGTTTCACCTTGGTCTTACAGTACCTATCGAGGTAGCTAA
- a CDS encoding DUF1993 domain-containing protein — protein MSRQKIDSIQTLFQSRLETLEHLFKTGQTYFSDDESLLQKRIAPDMFPFGTQIAFTCNQPYNFSLWCEGKPLHNLNPEVVSLAQGYEHIANTKKLLSNIKVEDEKLTEEIRLELGEGLYMELTGSVYVNEFLIPNFYFHLITAYDILRMAGVPIGKKDYMIHLMPLVRKK, from the coding sequence ATGTCAAGGCAAAAGATAGATTCAATTCAAACCTTATTCCAAAGCCGCTTAGAAACTCTTGAGCATCTTTTCAAGACAGGACAGACTTATTTCTCTGATGATGAATCTTTGCTGCAAAAGCGTATTGCACCTGATATGTTTCCCTTTGGTACTCAGATTGCTTTCACCTGCAATCAACCATACAACTTTTCTCTGTGGTGCGAGGGAAAACCTTTGCATAACCTAAACCCAGAAGTTGTCTCTCTCGCGCAGGGATACGAACACATAGCAAACACAAAAAAGCTTCTTTCAAACATTAAAGTTGAAGATGAAAAGCTAACTGAGGAAATCCGTCTTGAATTGGGAGAGGGACTTTATATGGAGTTGACGGGTAGCGTCTATGTCAACGAATTTTTAATTCCCAACTTCTACTTTCATCTTATCACTGCTTACGATATTCTGCGTATGGCTGGTGTACCAATTGGCAAAAAAGATTATATGATACACTTGATGCCTTTAGTCAGAAAAAAATGA
- a CDS encoding aromatic ring-hydroxylating dioxygenase subunit alpha, whose amino-acid sequence MLVTKQPLFRKFWYPVIPLSELSEQPQAFELLGEPLVLWLDREGKPAAVRDRCCHRSAKLSLGKVVEGNICCPYHGWTFNSSGICVCVPQNKHNSISPSYKVPAYRCVEKYGYVWVCLDEPLINIPDIPEAEDSEYRLIPEFYERWNCAGLRVMENELDMAHPTFVHTTTFGSEEHPIPDVMEFQETEWELYYHSVLGVENPQQQQQNLNLEETKTLRTIDGTWFVPFTVKLRIAYPNGKVHIIVNTMTPINDSASQMVQFCLRNDTEAEVKSSEVIAFDRAVTLEDKRILESTDYDVPLDVSQEQHMITDKPGIIIRRKIAALLKKYGEVEQTRIRFL is encoded by the coding sequence ATGTTAGTTACAAAACAACCTCTTTTCCGTAAATTCTGGTATCCAGTTATTCCTCTAAGTGAATTATCCGAACAACCGCAAGCTTTTGAGTTGTTAGGTGAACCTTTGGTACTTTGGTTAGATAGAGAAGGTAAACCTGCGGCTGTACGCGATCGCTGCTGTCATCGTAGTGCAAAACTTTCTTTAGGGAAAGTTGTTGAGGGTAATATTTGTTGTCCTTATCACGGTTGGACATTCAATTCGTCAGGAATTTGCGTTTGCGTTCCTCAAAACAAGCATAATTCAATTTCTCCTAGTTATAAAGTCCCAGCTTATCGTTGTGTCGAAAAATATGGCTATGTTTGGGTATGTTTAGACGAACCATTGATAAATATTCCTGACATTCCTGAAGCTGAAGATTCTGAATATCGCTTAATTCCTGAATTTTACGAACGCTGGAATTGTGCGGGTTTGCGAGTGATGGAAAATGAATTAGATATGGCTCATCCTACATTTGTTCATACTACAACTTTTGGTAGTGAAGAGCATCCGATTCCCGATGTTATGGAGTTCCAAGAAACCGAATGGGAATTATATTATCATAGCGTTCTCGGTGTCGAAAATCCTCAACAACAACAGCAAAACTTAAACCTTGAAGAAACGAAAACACTGCGTACTATTGACGGAACTTGGTTTGTGCCGTTTACTGTTAAACTACGCATAGCTTACCCAAATGGTAAAGTACATATCATCGTTAATACGATGACACCGATTAATGATTCGGCTTCGCAAATGGTACAATTTTGCTTGCGTAATGATACAGAAGCTGAAGTAAAAAGTAGTGAAGTTATTGCTTTCGATCGCGCGGTGACTTTGGAGGATAAGCGTATTTTAGAATCAACTGATTATGATGTACCCCTCGATGTTAGTCAAGAACAACACATGATTACTGATAAACCAGGAATTATTATCCGACGGAAAATAGCAGCGCTTTTGAAAAAATATGGTGAGGTTGAACAAACTAGAATAAGATTTTTATGA
- the uraD gene encoding 2-oxo-4-hydroxy-4-carboxy-5-ureidoimidazoline decarboxylase, producing the protein MSKYSLTELNQMNREEFVDALGEVFEDTPAIAQKVWEQKPFTDLSQLHQKMVNIVENFSPDRQLKLIRAHPDLGSKAKMAPASVNEQAGVGLDRLDLAEYDRFQLLNQAYKNKFGFPFILAVKDRDKDSILEEFERRLGNSLLAEKQQALKEIFTIAWFRLKAMIRE; encoded by the coding sequence ATGAGTAAATATTCTTTGACTGAACTTAATCAAATGAATCGAGAAGAATTTGTGGATGCGTTGGGTGAAGTATTTGAAGATACTCCCGCGATCGCGCAGAAAGTTTGGGAGCAAAAACCGTTTACCGATCTTAGCCAATTGCATCAAAAAATGGTAAACATAGTTGAAAATTTTAGCCCAGATCGACAGCTAAAATTAATTCGAGCGCATCCGGATCTTGGTAGTAAAGCTAAAATGGCTCCTGCTTCGGTAAATGAGCAAGCTGGAGTCGGTTTAGATCGATTGGATTTGGCTGAATACGATCGCTTTCAGTTACTCAATCAAGCTTATAAAAATAAGTTTGGTTTTCCTTTTATTCTTGCGGTAAAAGATCGCGACAAGGATAGTATTCTAGAAGAGTTCGAGCGTCGTTTAGGAAACAGTTTATTAGCCGAAAAACAGCAAGCACTAAAGGAAATATTTACGATCGCTTGGTTTCGCTTGAAAGCAATGATTAGAGAATAA